A window of the Desulfopila inferna genome harbors these coding sequences:
- the lepA gene encoding translation elongation factor 4 encodes MNNIRNFSIIAHIDHGKSTLADRMIQMCDLVTDREFKDQLLDSMDIERERGITIKSQTICLPYTADNGKQYILNLVDTPGHVDFSYEVSRALTSCEGALLLIDAAQGVEAQTLANLYLAMENDLDIIPVINKIDLPSAEPEKIADQIEEDLGLERDLIQLCSAKTGQGVKEIFEAIINHLPPPEGDPDDKLQALIFDATYDAFRGTIISCRIINGKVKPGDTIVFMSNNISHRVEEVGLFKLRKEPQKELQAGQVGYIIAGVKTVQDTRPGDTITLKNDPCPRALPGFKEAQQVVFSSIYPISTDEYENLATALEKLQLNDASLIFQKDSSAALGFGFRCGFLGLLHLEVVQERLEREFDISLILTVPSVKYLFHLNDSSIVEVDNPAHFPDPSVISRVEEPFIKATILIPEKYMGVVMTLCMERRGENTNYHYPMPGRIEFTCELPLGEVIYDFYDKLKSVTQGYGSFDYEMLDYRKSNLVKLDILVNGECVDALSQLVHRDKARARGLLACEKLKEEIPRQMFKIAIQAAIGGTIIARTTISALRKDVTAKCYGGDISRKRKLLEKQKAGKKRMKTVGNVEIPQKAFLSVLKSDQ; translated from the coding sequence ATGAACAACATCAGAAACTTCAGCATAATTGCCCATATCGACCATGGTAAATCAACTCTAGCCGACAGGATGATCCAGATGTGCGATCTCGTTACCGATCGGGAGTTCAAGGATCAGCTTCTCGACAGCATGGATATTGAGCGGGAAAGGGGGATTACCATCAAAAGCCAGACCATCTGTCTGCCTTATACAGCTGATAACGGCAAACAGTATATCCTCAATCTGGTTGATACTCCAGGACATGTCGATTTCAGCTACGAGGTATCACGGGCGCTGACCTCCTGTGAAGGTGCATTGTTGCTGATCGATGCCGCTCAAGGTGTTGAAGCACAAACCCTGGCAAACCTGTATCTGGCGATGGAAAACGATCTTGATATCATACCTGTTATCAATAAAATTGATTTACCGTCTGCCGAGCCTGAAAAAATTGCCGATCAGATAGAAGAAGATTTAGGACTTGAACGAGACCTTATCCAGCTCTGTTCCGCTAAAACCGGCCAGGGAGTCAAGGAAATTTTCGAGGCAATCATTAACCATCTTCCTCCACCTGAGGGTGATCCGGACGATAAGCTGCAAGCGCTCATCTTCGATGCAACTTACGATGCCTTTCGTGGTACCATAATTTCCTGCCGAATAATAAACGGTAAAGTCAAGCCAGGCGACACCATTGTCTTTATGTCAAACAACATCTCTCACCGGGTCGAGGAAGTCGGACTGTTTAAACTCAGGAAAGAACCGCAAAAGGAGCTGCAGGCCGGTCAGGTCGGTTATATAATAGCCGGCGTGAAAACCGTTCAGGATACCCGTCCAGGCGATACCATCACCCTGAAGAACGACCCCTGCCCCCGAGCTCTGCCTGGGTTCAAAGAGGCTCAACAGGTTGTCTTTTCATCTATTTACCCGATTTCAACAGATGAGTATGAGAATTTGGCGACTGCCCTTGAAAAGCTTCAGCTTAATGATGCCTCTTTGATCTTCCAGAAGGATTCTTCTGCCGCCCTGGGTTTTGGTTTCCGCTGCGGATTCCTGGGATTGCTTCATCTTGAGGTGGTCCAGGAGAGACTGGAAAGGGAATTCGATATATCGCTGATCCTCACAGTTCCTTCGGTGAAGTATCTTTTTCACCTTAATGATTCTTCAATAGTTGAAGTTGACAACCCGGCTCATTTCCCCGATCCCTCAGTCATTAGCAGAGTTGAAGAACCGTTTATCAAAGCAACTATACTTATTCCGGAAAAATACATGGGCGTAGTCATGACGCTTTGTATGGAACGTCGGGGGGAGAACACCAATTATCACTACCCGATGCCGGGAAGAATTGAATTTACCTGCGAACTGCCGCTCGGTGAAGTAATCTACGATTTTTACGACAAACTCAAATCAGTCACTCAGGGCTATGGGTCTTTTGATTACGAAATGCTTGATTACCGAAAGAGTAATCTGGTCAAGCTTGATATTCTGGTGAACGGCGAATGCGTAGACGCCCTTTCTCAGCTGGTTCACCGGGATAAGGCTCGAGCCCGCGGACTGCTGGCCTGCGAAAAGCTGAAAGAGGAAATTCCCAGACAGATGTTCAAGATAGCAATACAGGCCGCCATCGGAGGCACAATCATTGCCAGAACAACTATTTCGGCGCTGCGAAAGGATGTCACCGCAAAATGTTATGGCGGCGACATTTCACGTAAGAGAAAGTTGCTGGAAAAACAGAAGGCAGGAAAGAAGCGGATGAAAACCGTAGGAAACGTCGAAATACCCCAGAAGGCCTTCCTGTCGGTTCTCAAGTCCGATCAATGA
- the yihA gene encoding ribosome biogenesis GTP-binding protein YihA/YsxC, protein MIYYHETEFLLSAHSLTQLPPPDLPEFAFAGRSNVGKSSLLNRLFGRKSYVKVSSTPGKTQGLNFFLIDGQVYMVDLPGYGFAKVSKSMQSSWGKLIAQYLEQRNSLRCVVVIIDLRHPPKNHDRQLLDWLRTEGIACLAVYTKADKLSGNQRSRNAALLDAGLGISATERILFSAKSGLGTDALKDALAAFLTEDPVSSPDDSPHS, encoded by the coding sequence ATGATCTATTACCATGAGACCGAGTTTCTCCTCAGTGCCCATTCATTAACACAGCTGCCTCCCCCGGATTTACCGGAATTTGCTTTTGCCGGAAGATCGAATGTAGGCAAGTCTTCTCTGCTGAATCGTCTTTTCGGCAGAAAAAGCTATGTCAAGGTCAGCTCAACCCCGGGCAAAACCCAGGGGTTGAATTTCTTCCTGATCGACGGCCAGGTATATATGGTGGATCTGCCGGGATATGGCTTTGCCAAAGTATCTAAATCTATGCAGAGCAGCTGGGGGAAATTAATCGCCCAATATCTTGAACAACGCAACAGTCTGCGTTGTGTGGTGGTCATCATCGATCTGCGTCATCCTCCCAAGAACCACGACAGACAACTTCTTGACTGGCTGAGGACAGAGGGCATAGCCTGCCTGGCCGTCTACACCAAAGCCGATAAATTATCCGGCAACCAGAGAAGCAGAAACGCAGCTTTGCTTGATGCGGGTCTGGGTATTTCCGCAACAGAGAGAATTCTCTTTTCAGCTAAATCAGGTCTTGGAACCGATGCACTCAAAGATGCCTTGGCTGCGTTTCTGACAGAGGATCCTGTTTCGTCGCCCGATGACTCCCCACACTCATAG
- the hisG gene encoding ATP phosphoribosyltransferase encodes MKQLKLGLPKGSLEKATIALFESAGWLIKPAARNYFPEIDDPELICSICRPQEMSRYVESGMLDAGITGKDWIMENQSEAVIVSDLVYSKVSRKPTRWIIAVAGNSDIQCLEDLEGKKIATELVNVTTRFFKGKNINVDIEFSWGATEAKVVSGLADAVVEVTETESTIRAHGLRIIHELMESNTQFIANKDAWNDPWKREKIENMSMLLQGSLRADRIVGLKMNVPEGKLQGIVDILPSLNAPTIANLYQTDWFSVETVISEDVVRDLIPKLKKNGAEGIIEYSLNKVI; translated from the coding sequence ATGAAGCAGTTGAAACTTGGATTACCTAAGGGCAGCCTGGAAAAAGCGACCATTGCACTTTTTGAAAGCGCAGGGTGGCTGATAAAGCCTGCTGCCAGGAACTATTTCCCGGAGATCGATGATCCGGAACTGATATGTTCCATATGCAGACCTCAAGAGATGTCGAGGTATGTAGAGAGCGGCATGCTGGATGCAGGAATTACCGGAAAAGACTGGATCATGGAAAACCAGTCAGAGGCGGTGATAGTCAGCGATCTGGTGTACTCGAAGGTAAGTCGGAAACCGACACGGTGGATCATTGCAGTGGCTGGTAATTCCGACATCCAGTGTCTGGAGGATCTTGAAGGGAAAAAAATTGCCACTGAACTGGTCAATGTCACCACGCGCTTCTTCAAGGGAAAAAATATAAATGTCGACATCGAGTTTTCCTGGGGGGCGACTGAAGCAAAGGTCGTTTCGGGTCTTGCCGATGCGGTGGTCGAGGTGACCGAAACCGAAAGCACTATTCGGGCGCATGGTCTGCGTATTATCCATGAATTGATGGAGTCCAATACCCAGTTCATTGCCAATAAGGATGCCTGGAATGACCCATGGAAACGTGAGAAAATCGAGAACATGTCCATGCTTCTCCAGGGCTCACTGCGGGCTGATAGAATCGTGGGTCTGAAAATGAATGTACCTGAAGGCAAACTGCAGGGCATAGTCGATATTCTTCCCAGTCTCAATGCGCCTACTATTGCCAATCTTTACCAGACGGACTGGTTCTCCGTTGAAACTGTTATTTCAGAGGACGTGGTACGTGATCTGATACCAAAATTGAAGAAGAATGGAGCGGAAGGAATAATTGAATATTCCTTGAACAAGGTGATATAA